A single Roseinatronobacter monicus DNA region contains:
- a CDS encoding DUF4389 domain-containing protein: MQDGEDTQNPTTFTRPEEELWKRLIYMLILAAMVSVAQTILFLIACIQFIIFLIDNRNPNARLAEFGCLVGDWVAKAARYLSISSDAKPWPFKEMD; the protein is encoded by the coding sequence ATGCAAGACGGTGAGGATACCCAAAACCCGACCACGTTCACCCGACCAGAAGAAGAGCTGTGGAAGCGGTTGATCTATATGCTGATCCTTGCGGCAATGGTGTCTGTCGCGCAAACAATCCTCTTTCTGATTGCCTGCATTCAGTTCATCATCTTCCTGATCGACAACCGCAATCCGAACGCGCGGCTGGCGGAATTTGGCTGTCTTGTGGGCGATTGGGTCGCCAAGGCGGCGCGCTATCTGTCCATTTCCAGCGACGCCAAGCCGTGGCCCTTCAAGGAGATGGACTAG
- a CDS encoding [protein-PII] uridylyltransferase, with product MPALFPLEDLLDEADLGARVARALDDVDAGDGKAQRAVIVAELKAALKDGSQRLEALFAQHPRDARSFVAANSWLTDAIVKLVLHLVQTRLHPNNNPSEGERIAVLAVGGYGRAEMAPHSDIDLLFVVPWKVTGWVEKIIESTLYVLWDMRLKVGHASRTVNECLRLGREDVTIRTALLEQRFLCGNLDLAQTLRARLWSELFAKTHADFVEAKLAERAERHSKLGNQRYMLEPNVKEGKGGLRDLQTLYWIAKYIHEVDQAEELVGLGFFRAEEYETFRAAETFLWAVRCHMHHLANRPVEQLTFDMQVGVAERMGYSDHGGRRGVEHFMQDYFRHATHVGDLTRIFLTELEARHVKREPLLRHFLNKRKTMRHGLKVVQNRLDIEDPQEFLSDPLNLLRLFEEGLVTGFLLHPNAMRLIAANLHLIDENLRATPEAQKVFLRMMLKHANPERALRRMNELGVLGAFIPEFEPIVAMMQFNVYHHYTVDEHTIQCISHLAQIERKELREELPVVSRILEQGVNRRVLYVALLLHDIGKGRPEDHSVLGAQIARRVAPRLGLRKSECETVEWLVRYHLLMADTAQKRDISDPRTVRDFAKLVKTRERLDLLTALTVCDIRGVGPGTWNNWKAQLLRTLYRETANALENGLEAINRENRADEAKRALREALEDWPRADRRNEISRHYPPYWQGLPTDTHLIFARMLRGVAADEIRVDLHPDPDRDATRTCFVLSDHPGIFARFAGALALVGANIVDARTYTTKDGYATAVFWIQDAEGHPYESARLPRLRKMIQKILAGEVVASDALADRDKVKKRERAFRVPTNISFDNEGSEIYTIIEVDTRDRPGLLFDLARALADANIYIASAVIATYGVQAVDTFYVKDMFGLKLHAKSKQEALERKLRAAIAAGAERAVS from the coding sequence ATGCCAGCACTGTTTCCCTTGGAAGATTTGCTTGATGAAGCAGATCTTGGCGCGCGGGTGGCCCGCGCGCTGGATGATGTTGATGCAGGGGATGGCAAGGCGCAGCGCGCGGTCATCGTGGCCGAGTTGAAGGCCGCGTTAAAAGACGGCTCGCAGCGCCTTGAGGCATTGTTCGCCCAGCATCCGCGGGATGCGCGGTCTTTTGTAGCGGCCAATTCATGGCTGACGGATGCGATTGTCAAACTGGTTCTGCATCTTGTGCAGACCCGTTTGCACCCCAACAACAACCCGTCCGAGGGCGAGCGGATCGCGGTTCTGGCCGTGGGCGGCTATGGCCGCGCCGAGATGGCGCCGCATTCCGACATTGATCTGTTGTTCGTGGTCCCGTGGAAGGTGACGGGCTGGGTTGAAAAGATCATTGAATCAACCCTCTATGTGCTGTGGGACATGCGCCTGAAGGTTGGTCATGCCAGCCGGACAGTCAATGAATGCCTGCGTCTGGGGCGCGAGGATGTGACCATCCGCACCGCATTGCTGGAACAGCGTTTCCTATGTGGCAACCTTGATCTGGCCCAGACATTGCGCGCGCGCCTGTGGAGCGAGTTATTCGCCAAGACACACGCCGATTTTGTCGAGGCGAAACTGGCGGAACGCGCAGAGCGCCACAGCAAGCTTGGCAATCAGCGCTACATGCTGGAGCCGAACGTCAAAGAGGGTAAGGGCGGCTTGCGTGACCTTCAGACCCTCTACTGGATCGCCAAATATATCCACGAAGTCGATCAAGCCGAAGAACTGGTCGGGCTTGGGTTTTTCCGCGCCGAAGAATACGAAACATTCCGCGCCGCCGAGACATTTCTGTGGGCCGTGCGCTGTCATATGCACCACCTTGCAAACCGCCCGGTTGAACAACTGACCTTTGATATGCAGGTCGGCGTGGCCGAGCGCATGGGCTACTCAGATCACGGGGGTCGGCGCGGGGTCGAGCATTTCATGCAGGATTACTTCCGCCACGCCACCCATGTGGGCGATCTGACGCGCATCTTTCTGACCGAGTTGGAAGCGCGGCACGTCAAACGAGAACCGCTGTTGCGGCATTTCTTGAACAAACGCAAGACAATGCGGCACGGTCTTAAAGTGGTTCAGAACCGCTTGGATATTGAAGACCCGCAAGAATTTCTAAGCGACCCGCTGAACCTGCTGCGCCTGTTTGAAGAAGGGCTTGTCACAGGGTTCCTGCTGCACCCGAATGCAATGCGCCTGATCGCGGCCAATCTTCACCTGATAGATGAGAATCTACGCGCAACACCAGAGGCACAAAAGGTTTTCCTTCGGATGATGTTAAAGCACGCCAACCCGGAGCGCGCGCTCAGGCGCATGAACGAACTGGGTGTTCTGGGCGCGTTCATCCCGGAGTTCGAGCCGATCGTCGCAATGATGCAGTTCAACGTCTATCACCACTACACGGTGGATGAGCATACGATTCAATGTATCAGCCATCTTGCCCAGATCGAGCGCAAGGAGTTGCGCGAAGAACTGCCTGTCGTCTCGCGTATTCTAGAGCAAGGGGTCAACCGGCGGGTGCTTTATGTCGCGCTGTTGCTGCATGATATCGGCAAGGGGCGGCCAGAGGATCATTCCGTTTTGGGCGCGCAGATTGCGCGCCGCGTGGCCCCGCGTCTGGGCTTGCGCAAAAGCGAATGCGAAACTGTGGAATGGCTGGTGCGCTATCATCTGCTGATGGCCGACACTGCACAAAAGCGCGACATTTCGGACCCGCGCACAGTGCGCGATTTCGCTAAGCTGGTGAAAACGCGGGAACGGCTGGACCTGCTGACCGCGCTGACCGTCTGCGATATTCGCGGTGTCGGGCCAGGGACATGGAATAACTGGAAAGCGCAACTGTTGCGGACGCTCTACCGCGAAACGGCAAATGCGCTGGAGAACGGGCTAGAGGCGATCAACCGCGAGAACCGCGCAGATGAGGCCAAGCGCGCCCTGCGCGAAGCGCTCGAAGATTGGCCCCGCGCCGACCGTCGCAACGAGATTTCGCGCCATTATCCCCCCTATTGGCAAGGCCTGCCCACAGATACGCATCTGATCTTCGCGCGCATGCTGCGCGGTGTCGCGGCAGATGAAATCCGTGTTGATCTGCACCCGGACCCGGACCGCGACGCCACCCGCACCTGTTTCGTGCTGTCCGATCATCCGGGCATTTTCGCACGGTTCGCGGGCGCGCTGGCCTTGGTCGGTGCCAATATCGTCGATGCGCGCACCTACACAACCAAGGATGGCTACGCCACGGCAGTGTTCTGGATACAAGATGCCGAAGGCCACCCGTACGAATCGGCTCGCCTGCCGCGTCTGCGCAAGATGATCCAGAAAATCCTTGCCGGCGAAGTGGTCGCCAGCGACGCGCTGGCCGACCGCGACAAGGTCAAGAAACGCGAACGCGCCTTCCGTGTGCCGACGAATATCAGCTTCGACAATGAGGGCTCGGAAATCTATACGATCATCGAGGTGGATACCCGCGACAGGCCCGGCTTGCTGTTCGATCTGGCCCGCGCATTGGCGGATGCAAATATCTATATTGCCAGCGCCGTGATTGCGACATACGGGGTGCAGGCTGTCGATACGTTTTATGTGAAAGACATGTTCGGGTTGAAACTGCACGCCAAATCCAAGCAGGAAGCGCTGGAGCGCAAGTTGCGCGCCGCCATTGCCGCTGGTGCGGAACGGGCCGTTAGCTGA
- the trpS gene encoding tryptophan--tRNA ligase encodes MSDAPTKAFPQRIFSGIQPSGGLTLGNYLGALKRFAVAQDEGTDTVYCMVDLHAITVWQDPDKLRHATRELAAGFIASGIDPARSILFNQSQVPAHTELAWIFNCVARMGWLRRMTQFKDKAGKHAEEASVGLFAYPNLMAADIMAYHATHVPVGEDQKQHLELTRDIAIKFNHDYGVDFFPVVEPVIEGAATRVMSLRDGTKKMSKSDPSDQSRINLTDDADAIASKIRKARTDPEPLPETLEGLADRPEARNLVNIYAALADMSPEGVIAEFGGQGFGVFKPALADLAVSKLSPISAEMSRLMQDVAEIDRILGQGADRANAIAEPILAQTREIVGLIRSRS; translated from the coding sequence ATGTCCGACGCCCCGACCAAGGCTTTTCCGCAGCGCATCTTCTCGGGCATCCAGCCATCAGGCGGCTTGACGCTGGGCAATTACCTTGGCGCGCTCAAGCGGTTCGCCGTTGCACAGGATGAAGGCACCGACACGGTCTATTGCATGGTCGACCTGCACGCAATCACCGTCTGGCAAGACCCCGACAAACTGCGCCATGCAACGCGCGAGCTGGCGGCGGGCTTCATTGCGTCGGGCATTGATCCCGCGCGCTCGATCCTGTTCAACCAGAGTCAGGTGCCCGCGCATACGGAATTGGCATGGATTTTCAACTGCGTCGCGCGAATGGGCTGGTTGCGCCGCATGACCCAGTTCAAGGACAAGGCGGGCAAGCACGCGGAAGAAGCCTCGGTGGGGTTGTTCGCCTATCCCAACCTGATGGCGGCAGATATCATGGCCTATCACGCCACCCATGTCCCTGTTGGCGAGGATCAGAAGCAGCATCTGGAACTGACCCGCGACATCGCCATCAAGTTCAACCACGATTACGGGGTCGATTTCTTTCCTGTGGTCGAGCCGGTGATTGAGGGGGCCGCGACGCGCGTGATGTCGCTGCGCGATGGCACCAAGAAAATGTCGAAATCCGACCCGTCGGACCAATCGCGTATCAACCTGACCGATGACGCGGATGCAATTGCCTCCAAGATCCGCAAGGCCCGCACCGACCCTGAACCGCTGCCAGAAACCCTTGAGGGGCTGGCAGATCGGCCAGAGGCGCGCAATCTGGTAAATATTTACGCCGCTCTTGCCGATATGTCGCCCGAAGGCGTGATCGCCGAATTTGGCGGTCAGGGGTTTGGCGTGTTCAAACCTGCACTGGCGGATCTGGCCGTCTCGAAACTGTCCCCCATCAGCGCCGAGATGAGCCGCTTGATGCAAGATGTGGCCGAGATTGACCGCATTCTGGGGCAGGGTGCCGACAGGGCGAATGCCATTGCGGAACCCATCCTTGCCCAAACGCGCGAGATAGTGGGCCTGATCCGGTCGCGCAGCTAA
- a CDS encoding anhydro-N-acetylmuramic acid kinase: MLKSDVKRVLGLMSGTSFDGVDAAVLDTNGEVIEAFGPTEFRPYSDEERAALRAVMGCWPDAPEVEAASEIIESAHAEVMARFDGVELAGFHGQTLAHDPRGRGTHQAGSGAVLAMVAGYPVVWDFRTSDVKLGGQGAPLAPFYHFALARHIKADAPLVFLNLGGVGNLTWVDPRKAKPEEQGALLAFDTGPANAPMDDLCHTRLGRARDDGGALAASGAVDQAVVDAFLNEGFFFRVPPKSLDRGFADMLDRVAHLADADALATLSECCAASVGAGFDYLPQMPARVLVCGGGRHNTDLMARIAAHLPCPVQPAEVAGLDGDMIEAQAFAYLAMRVARGLPTSCPSTTGVAAAVGGGQISTP; the protein is encoded by the coding sequence ATGTTGAAAAGCGATGTCAAACGAGTGTTGGGGCTGATGTCAGGCACCTCTTTCGATGGGGTGGATGCGGCGGTGCTGGACACCAATGGCGAGGTGATCGAAGCCTTTGGCCCAACAGAGTTTCGCCCCTACTCTGATGAAGAACGCGCAGCACTGCGCGCTGTCATGGGCTGCTGGCCCGACGCGCCCGAGGTCGAGGCCGCCTCAGAAATAATCGAATCCGCCCATGCCGAAGTGATGGCGCGGTTCGACGGGGTCGAGCTTGCGGGCTTTCACGGCCAGACGCTTGCGCATGACCCGCGCGGGCGCGGCACGCATCAGGCGGGGTCGGGTGCGGTGCTGGCAATGGTCGCGGGCTATCCGGTGGTGTGGGATTTTCGCACATCCGATGTGAAGCTGGGCGGGCAGGGCGCGCCGCTGGCCCCGTTCTACCATTTCGCCTTGGCACGTCACATCAAGGCCGATGCGCCGCTCGTGTTCCTGAACCTTGGCGGGGTTGGCAATCTGACATGGGTGGACCCGCGCAAGGCAAAACCCGAAGAGCAAGGCGCGTTGCTGGCGTTTGACACTGGGCCTGCCAATGCGCCGATGGATGACCTGTGCCACACACGTCTGGGCCGCGCGCGCGATGACGGGGGCGCGCTGGCGGCCAGTGGCGCGGTCGACCAAGCTGTCGTTGACGCGTTCCTGAACGAGGGGTTTTTCTTCCGCGTGCCGCCCAAATCACTCGACCGGGGGTTTGCGGATATGCTGGACCGTGTGGCGCATCTGGCAGATGCCGATGCGCTGGCGACACTCAGCGAATGCTGCGCCGCATCGGTTGGGGCGGGGTTCGATTACCTGCCGCAAATGCCCGCCCGTGTGCTGGTTTGCGGGGGGGGGCGGCACAATACCGACCTGATGGCCCGCATTGCTGCCCATCTGCCCTGTCCGGTTCAACCCGCAGAGGTAGCGGGGCTTGACGGCGACATGATCGAGGCGCAAGCTTTCGCCTATCTGGCCATGCGCGTGGCGCGCGGGCTTCCCACATCCTGCCCGTCCACCACAGGGGTTGCGGCGGCGGTTGGCGGGGGGCAGATCAGCACGCCCTAA
- the murJ gene encoding murein biosynthesis integral membrane protein MurJ: MARIRLVAGFLTVGLWTLLSRVFGFVRDVLMASYLGAGPVTDAFFVAFSLPNMFRRFFAEGAFNFAFVPLFAKKHEAGEDAEGFARDAFWGMAAILLVFSTLAVIAMPFLVWGMAAGFAQDERFDMAVVYGRVAFPYIFFISLVALLSGMLNAVGRFTAAAAAPVLLNVVFVAAMILADRADWPMGLTLSYAVPVAGVAQLVMLWVAVRRAGFAMRFRRPRLTPELKRLAIIAAPAVLAGGVVQINLIVGRQVASFTENAVSWLSYADRLYQLPLGVVGIAVGVVLLPELSRRLRAGEEGAGQHSFNRGLEFSLFLTLPSAVALVVIAAPIVSVLYGRGAWTESDTQATSLALAIYALGLPAFVLHKVLQPLYYARHDTKRPFQYALVSMVVNAVIAVGLMPVLGFVAAALATTLAGWMMVLQLWLGSRGMGRAAQLDDQMKSRLWRITLSALVMGAALYGLNVLLAEFLVQSGKRYLALLAIIAGGSVAYFAFGQWIGAFSVAELRASVSRSRRSDPPEAG, translated from the coding sequence ATGGCACGTATCCGGTTGGTGGCGGGTTTCCTGACGGTGGGGCTGTGGACGCTGCTCAGCCGGGTTTTCGGGTTTGTGCGCGACGTTCTGATGGCGTCATATCTGGGGGCCGGGCCTGTAACGGATGCGTTTTTCGTCGCCTTCTCGCTGCCCAATATGTTCCGTCGCTTCTTTGCCGAAGGGGCGTTCAATTTTGCCTTTGTTCCGCTTTTTGCCAAGAAGCACGAAGCAGGCGAAGACGCCGAAGGGTTCGCGCGCGATGCGTTCTGGGGCATGGCGGCCATATTGCTGGTGTTCTCAACCCTCGCTGTGATCGCTATGCCGTTTCTGGTCTGGGGCATGGCGGCTGGTTTCGCGCAAGACGAACGCTTCGACATGGCGGTTGTGTACGGGCGCGTGGCCTTTCCCTATATCTTTTTCATCTCGCTGGTCGCGCTTTTGTCGGGGATGCTGAATGCTGTGGGCCGTTTCACAGCGGCGGCGGCGGCACCTGTGTTGCTGAATGTGGTGTTTGTCGCGGCCATGATCCTTGCCGACCGCGCTGATTGGCCGATGGGGCTGACGCTGTCCTACGCGGTGCCTGTGGCGGGCGTGGCGCAGCTTGTCATGCTGTGGGTCGCGGTGCGGCGCGCAGGCTTTGCGATGCGCTTCCGGCGCCCACGGCTGACGCCGGAACTCAAGCGGCTGGCGATCATCGCGGCCCCTGCGGTTCTGGCGGGCGGGGTGGTGCAGATCAACCTGATCGTCGGGCGGCAAGTGGCAAGTTTCACCGAGAATGCCGTCTCGTGGCTGTCTTATGCAGACCGTCTGTATCAGTTGCCGCTGGGCGTTGTCGGGATTGCCGTCGGCGTCGTGCTTTTGCCGGAACTGTCGCGCCGCCTGCGGGCGGGAGAAGAGGGGGCTGGGCAACACAGTTTTAACCGTGGGCTAGAGTTTTCGCTGTTCCTGACGCTCCCTTCGGCTGTGGCGCTGGTTGTGATTGCCGCGCCGATTGTGTCGGTCCTCTATGGGCGGGGCGCATGGACCGAGAGCGACACACAGGCGACATCGCTGGCCTTGGCCATCTATGCGCTGGGTCTGCCCGCCTTTGTGCTGCACAAGGTCTTGCAGCCCCTCTATTATGCTCGCCACGACACCAAGCGCCCGTTCCAATATGCGCTCGTCTCTATGGTCGTGAATGCCGTCATTGCTGTGGGGCTGATGCCGGTTCTTGGCTTTGTGGCTGCCGCATTGGCCACCACGCTTGCGGGCTGGATGATGGTGCTGCAACTGTGGCTTGGGTCGCGCGGCATGGGGCGTGCCGCGCAGTTGGATGACCAGATGAAGTCACGCCTGTGGCGCATCACGCTCTCCGCGTTGGTAATGGGGGCGGCCCTTTATGGGCTGAATGTCTTGCTGGCAGAGTTTTTGGTGCAATCGGGCAAGCGCTATCTGGCCTTGCTGGCGATAATTGCGGGCGGTTCCGTCGCGTATTTCGCTTTTGGACAGTGGATCGGCGCATTCAGCGTGGCGGAATTGCGCGCCTCTGTCAGCCGCTCGCGCCGCTCAGACCCGCCGGAGGCGGGCTAG
- a CDS encoding rhomboid family intramembrane serine protease, translated as MTQDPLSTSVFNPLPVAVWVLVLAIGAVELVLSAGAHGLVNWAGSAGWRVQALVTIGVSPEVQGWMLETRQFPPEHLIRYLTYGFVHLGPAQAALVVVITVALGKYCTERLGSLRMLAILVLAQALGGFAFGLVAAPGTWLIGGYALIFALAGTYAGLVWSGAEGRRARIGALVLVSVLLSGRIMLAALMGGGADWVADLVACAAGYALGHVLRPGVLARLRRV; from the coding sequence ATGACGCAAGACCCCCTTTCGACATCGGTGTTCAACCCGCTGCCAGTCGCAGTCTGGGTGCTGGTGCTGGCCATTGGAGCGGTTGAGCTGGTGCTTTCGGCGGGGGCGCATGGGTTGGTGAATTGGGCAGGCAGTGCAGGCTGGCGCGTGCAGGCCTTGGTCACAATCGGGGTCAGCCCCGAGGTGCAGGGCTGGATGCTGGAGACGCGCCAGTTCCCGCCTGAACACCTGATCCGGTATCTGACGTATGGGTTTGTCCATCTGGGCCCGGCACAGGCAGCGCTGGTGGTGGTTATCACAGTAGCGCTTGGCAAATACTGCACCGAGCGGCTTGGATCACTGCGGATGCTGGCGATTCTGGTGCTGGCGCAAGCCTTGGGCGGCTTTGCCTTTGGTCTGGTCGCGGCACCGGGAACATGGCTGATCGGGGGCTATGCGCTGATATTTGCGCTGGCGGGCACCTATGCGGGGCTGGTCTGGTCCGGGGCTGAGGGGCGGCGCGCACGGATCGGGGCGCTGGTGCTGGTGAGTGTGTTGCTGTCAGGGCGTATAATGCTGGCCGCCCTTATGGGTGGGGGTGCGGATTGGGTTGCCGATCTGGTGGCGTGCGCTGCGGGCTATGCCTTGGGCCATGTGCTGCGGCCCGGTGTTCTAGCCCGCCTCCGGCGGGTCTGA
- a CDS encoding L,D-transpeptidase: MSKPNQSRRALLSTGLMALGGLAVPSILRAQALPDYEEESSVATARRNVMGFRNHDWRDHFSNLRRGAILCDTHSRAVHFWSEDESTYLAYPTSVPMTEEFTRRGMTEVTLKRYQPTWIPTPNMRERDPSLPARVDGGDPKNPMGTRAMNLSWQYYRVHGIDDPAKVGRRASNGCFGLMNAHVEDLYELVQVGTQVRVI; this comes from the coding sequence ATGTCCAAACCAAATCAGTCGCGCCGCGCACTTCTGTCAACGGGGTTGATGGCACTTGGCGGGCTTGCGGTGCCTTCGATTCTGCGCGCGCAGGCGTTGCCGGACTATGAGGAGGAAAGCAGCGTTGCAACTGCACGCCGCAATGTCATGGGGTTTCGCAACCATGATTGGCGCGATCATTTCTCGAACCTGCGGCGCGGTGCGATTCTGTGTGACACCCATTCGCGGGCCGTGCATTTCTGGTCAGAAGATGAGAGCACCTATTTGGCCTACCCCACATCTGTGCCGATGACCGAGGAGTTTACCCGCCGCGGCATGACCGAGGTCACGCTGAAGCGCTATCAGCCGACATGGATTCCCACCCCGAACATGCGCGAGCGCGACCCGTCCCTGCCCGCACGTGTTGACGGGGGCGACCCCAAGAACCCGATGGGAACACGCGCCATGAACCTGAGCTGGCAATATTACCGTGTGCACGGCATTGACGATCCTGCCAAGGTTGGTCGGCGCGCCTCTAACGGGTGTTTCGGGCTGATGAACGCGCATGTCGAAGACCTGTATGAATTGGTCCAAGTCGGCACCCAAGTCCGCGTTATCTGA
- the tyrS gene encoding tyrosine--tRNA ligase produces the protein MTYTPKSDFIRTMQERGFLADCTDLQGLDEALSKGVVPAYIGYDATAKSLHVGHLLNIMVLRWFQKTGHKPITLMGGGTTKVGDPSFRSEERPLLDAAAIDSNINGMQQVFAKYLSYGAGPSDAIMLNNAEWLDGLNYLDFLRDVGRHFSVNRMLSFESVKSRLDREQSLSFLEFNYMILQAYDFVEIYRRHGCLLQMGGSDQWGNIVNGIDLARRIADAEIYGMTTPLLTTSDGRKMGKSQGGAIWLNADMLSPYEFWQFWRNTTDADVGRFLKLYTELPVEECNRLGALEGSEINAAKIILANEVTTLCHGVEAAQAAEATARDVFEKGGLGEELPTFALDEQELRDGVSIAQLFVRAGLAKSGKDAKRLIAEGGARVNDAPVTDAGQMVAAEDLAEPMKLTAGKKRHALVTRS, from the coding sequence ATGACCTACACGCCGAAATCAGATTTCATCCGCACGATGCAGGAACGCGGGTTCCTTGCCGATTGCACAGACCTGCAAGGTCTGGACGAGGCGCTGAGCAAGGGCGTCGTTCCGGCTTATATCGGGTATGATGCCACTGCGAAATCGCTGCATGTGGGCCATTTGCTGAATATCATGGTGCTGCGCTGGTTCCAGAAGACCGGGCATAAACCGATCACCCTGATGGGTGGGGGCACGACCAAAGTGGGCGACCCCAGCTTTAGGTCAGAGGAGCGGCCCTTGCTGGACGCCGCCGCGATTGATAGCAATATCAACGGGATGCAGCAGGTTTTTGCCAAATACCTGTCCTACGGTGCGGGGCCGTCAGATGCGATCATGCTCAATAACGCTGAATGGCTGGACGGGCTGAATTACCTTGATTTCCTGCGCGATGTGGGGCGACATTTCTCGGTGAACCGGATGCTGAGTTTCGAGAGCGTGAAATCGCGGCTGGACCGCGAGCAATCGTTGTCGTTTCTTGAATTCAACTACATGATCCTGCAAGCCTATGATTTCGTTGAAATCTACCGTCGGCATGGCTGCTTGTTGCAGATGGGCGGGTCGGACCAGTGGGGTAATATCGTCAACGGGATCGATCTTGCGCGCCGCATTGCGGATGCCGAGATTTATGGGATGACAACGCCCCTTCTGACCACCTCGGACGGGCGCAAGATGGGCAAAAGTCAGGGCGGCGCGATCTGGCTGAATGCCGATATGCTGTCGCCCTATGAGTTCTGGCAATTCTGGCGCAACACGACCGATGCCGATGTTGGACGGTTCCTGAAGCTATATACCGAGTTGCCAGTGGAGGAGTGCAACCGCCTTGGCGCGCTCGAAGGGTCCGAGATTAACGCGGCGAAGATCATTCTTGCCAATGAAGTGACCACACTGTGCCACGGGGTGGAGGCTGCGCAAGCCGCCGAGGCGACCGCGCGCGATGTGTTCGAGAAAGGCGGGCTGGGCGAGGAGTTGCCGACCTTTGCGCTAGACGAGCAGGAATTGCGCGACGGCGTGTCGATTGCACAGTTGTTCGTGCGGGCGGGCTTGGCAAAGTCGGGCAAGGACGCAAAGCGCTTGATCGCGGAAGGGGGCGCGCGCGTCAATGATGCGCCGGTCACCGATGCGGGCCAGATGGTCGCTGCCGAGGATTTGGCCGAGCCAATGAAGCTGACTGCTGGCAAAAAGCGCCATGCTCTGGTGACGCGCAGTTAA
- a CDS encoding L,D-transpeptidase, translated as MSESNLTRRAILSTGVAAFGMLAMPAVLRAQSVPDYEPENNASTARRNVMGFRNHDWRDHFSNLRRGAILCDTYSRAMHYWSEDESTYLAYPCSVPMTEEFTRRGLTEVTLKRFEPTWIPTPNMRQRDPSLPERVEGGDPTNPLGTRALNLSWQYYRIHGIDNPAKIGRRASNGCFGLMNQHAEKLYELAIIGTQVRVI; from the coding sequence ATGTCTGAGTCAAACCTGACACGCCGCGCAATACTGTCTACAGGCGTCGCTGCATTTGGGATGCTGGCAATGCCAGCCGTTCTGCGTGCGCAATCCGTGCCGGATTACGAGCCTGAGAACAATGCCAGTACCGCCCGCCGCAACGTCATGGGCTTTCGCAATCATGACTGGCGCGATCATTTCTCGAACCTGCGGCGCGGGGCCATTTTGTGTGACACCTATTCGCGCGCGATGCATTACTGGTCAGAGGATGAAAGCACCTATCTGGCCTATCCTTGCTCGGTCCCGATGACTGAGGAATTCACCCGCCGTGGCCTGACCGAAGTCACGCTCAAGCGGTTCGAGCCTACTTGGATTCCAACGCCAAATATGCGCCAGCGCGACCCATCGCTGCCCGAACGTGTTGAGGGGGGCGATCCGACCAATCCGCTTGGAACGCGCGCGTTGAACCTGAGCTGGCAATATTACCGCATTCACGGCATCGACAACCCCGCCAAGATCGGGCGTCGCGCCTCTAACGGGTGCTTCGGGCTGATGAACCAGCACGCCGAAAAACTGTACGAGCTTGCCATCATCGGCACGCAGGTCCGTGTGATCTGA